A region from the Rheinheimera mangrovi genome encodes:
- a CDS encoding amidohydrolase family protein: MKKPVISLLVSLVLCSASTSVFAEKIALVGGRLIDGTAENLIRNSVILIDKGIIQQVGSVDTLSVPADYKIVSTEGQDVLPGLWESHAHIQLTGHANYVHWQAKYKSRFADEIMPASLVQLLLAGITSVRDLGAPLEDTQIIKAKLAANEIPGPTLYASGPFLQWQVDDWQKSYRWAVKDKSDAIKKVNQLADAGMDIVKLIDQDDMPREVAETIVQQAHKRGLKVVAHSHKPNEIRRGVEIGVDNFEHTGLTTAPGYPDDVLTAIKERTGTGMFKGLLFWTPTVEGLWSYQDTVKNPEHLDNTCWHRGLKPDTIADIQQSIKKPGHLGYTQLVPLRKPTLKRKIEQLKDTGVVMLVGTDVGIPMKFHCQTTWHEMAVWVDDFGFDPIETIRAATYWPAVMMGVQDKYGSVTPGKVADIITVRGDVLKYMNLLQHVDLVMKNGVIYKQNGQVIEEALKR; the protein is encoded by the coding sequence ATGAAAAAACCTGTTATTTCACTGCTAGTTAGTCTTGTGCTTTGCAGCGCAAGCACCAGTGTTTTTGCTGAAAAAATTGCACTGGTTGGTGGCAGGCTGATCGACGGCACAGCTGAAAACCTGATCCGAAACAGCGTGATCCTGATAGACAAAGGCATCATTCAGCAAGTGGGCTCAGTCGACACCCTCAGTGTGCCAGCAGATTACAAAATAGTGTCCACCGAAGGACAAGATGTATTACCTGGTTTATGGGAAAGCCATGCCCATATCCAGCTAACGGGGCACGCCAACTATGTGCACTGGCAAGCCAAATACAAAAGCCGTTTTGCCGATGAAATTATGCCTGCCAGTTTAGTGCAGTTATTGTTGGCCGGAATAACCAGCGTGCGTGATTTAGGTGCGCCGCTTGAAGATACTCAAATCATCAAAGCTAAACTGGCTGCAAACGAAATCCCCGGCCCCACTTTGTATGCCTCTGGCCCATTTTTGCAATGGCAGGTTGATGACTGGCAAAAAAGCTACCGCTGGGCAGTGAAAGATAAAAGTGACGCGATAAAAAAGGTCAATCAGTTAGCCGATGCCGGTATGGACATAGTTAAACTGATTGATCAGGACGACATGCCTCGTGAAGTGGCGGAAACTATAGTGCAACAAGCTCACAAACGTGGGTTAAAAGTTGTCGCACATTCACATAAACCTAATGAAATTCGCCGCGGAGTAGAAATTGGCGTCGATAACTTTGAACACACAGGCCTGACCACAGCACCAGGTTATCCTGATGACGTGCTGACCGCCATTAAAGAGCGCACAGGCACAGGCATGTTTAAAGGTCTGCTGTTTTGGACCCCTACAGTGGAAGGTTTGTGGAGTTATCAGGATACAGTTAAAAATCCTGAGCATTTAGACAATACCTGCTGGCACAGAGGCTTAAAGCCAGACACTATCGCCGATATTCAGCAATCTATTAAAAAACCCGGCCATTTGGGGTATACCCAATTAGTACCACTACGTAAACCCACGTTAAAGCGCAAAATTGAGCAGTTAAAAGATACCGGAGTTGTGATGTTGGTCGGGACTGATGTCGGCATTCCGATGAAATTCCATTGCCAGACCACCTGGCATGAAATGGCGGTTTGGGTAGACGATTTTGGCTTTGACCCTATAGAAACCATCAGAGCAGCGACGTACTGGCCAGCCGTAATGATGGGTGTGCAGGATAAATACGGCTCAGTAACGCCCGGCAAAGTAGCAGACATTATTACTGTTAGGGGTGACGTGCTTAAATATATGAACCTGTTACAACACGTTGATTTGGTGATGAAAAACGGCGTGATCTATAAACAAAATGGTCAGGTGATTGAAGAAGCGCTGAAGCGTTAG
- a CDS encoding carbon starvation CstA family protein: MLIFFVSIAILILGYKFYSPFVEKQAGIDPKAITPQERFSEGVDYVAISPMKAFLIQFLNVAGVGPIFGPILGAVYGPVALVWIVIGNIIGGAVHDYFSGVMSIKEDGKSLPEIAGHYYNVVFKGVMLVFTAMLLFFVGVVFIMSPAGLLSNLSYFEDTLLAGNTFWVLVILAYYFLATLLPIDKIITKLYPAFGVLMIVMTTLIAGALLMEAPHLPQVADIFAYFDGHHEHDFLTPNPDGAPIWPLLFLTITCGAISGFHSTQAPIISRCLTNEKYVRPVYYGAMVCEGIVACVWALAGIAAFPGGYVELKAMLAQGGPGLVVNHIATSYLGVFGGVMAILAVAVFPITSGDTAFRSLRLTIVDAFNIPQSLRNRLLLSVPILAIAYFMTMLDFSLIWRYFAFSNMLLSTSVLWLATKYLFDRGTFHWIASVPAVIGTSMTVAYIATAGIGLNLPAAYSKPIGVVVAVIGLIGLVVAHNKKSTATA; the protein is encoded by the coding sequence ATGCTTATCTTTTTTGTCAGTATTGCGATACTTATCCTTGGCTACAAATTCTATAGTCCCTTTGTTGAAAAACAGGCTGGCATAGATCCTAAAGCTATTACCCCACAGGAGCGTTTTAGTGAGGGCGTGGATTATGTAGCTATTAGTCCGATGAAAGCCTTTTTGATCCAGTTTCTGAACGTGGCCGGGGTAGGTCCTATTTTTGGCCCTATCTTAGGTGCTGTTTATGGTCCTGTGGCGCTGGTATGGATTGTGATTGGTAATATTATCGGTGGCGCAGTTCACGACTATTTTTCCGGTGTGATGAGTATCAAAGAAGACGGCAAAAGCTTACCTGAAATAGCCGGTCATTATTACAACGTTGTTTTTAAAGGCGTTATGCTTGTATTCACCGCCATGCTGCTGTTTTTTGTCGGTGTGGTGTTTATTATGAGCCCGGCCGGGCTTTTAAGTAATTTGTCTTATTTTGAGGACACTTTGTTAGCAGGCAATACCTTTTGGGTCTTAGTGATTTTAGCCTACTACTTTTTAGCAACCCTGCTGCCCATCGACAAAATCATCACCAAGTTGTATCCGGCTTTTGGTGTATTAATGATAGTGATGACAACCCTAATAGCGGGTGCTTTATTAATGGAAGCGCCTCATTTACCACAGGTTGCTGATATTTTTGCTTATTTTGATGGTCACCATGAACATGATTTTTTAACACCTAATCCTGATGGTGCTCCGATCTGGCCTCTGCTGTTTTTAACTATTACCTGTGGCGCTATCAGTGGTTTCCACTCTACTCAGGCACCTATTATTTCCCGTTGTTTAACCAATGAAAAATATGTTCGTCCTGTCTACTACGGTGCCATGGTCTGTGAAGGTATAGTGGCCTGTGTTTGGGCTTTGGCTGGTATTGCAGCCTTTCCTGGTGGTTATGTTGAGTTAAAAGCTATGCTGGCTCAGGGTGGTCCTGGCTTAGTGGTGAATCATATCGCGACTAGTTATCTGGGCGTTTTTGGTGGTGTGATGGCAATTCTGGCTGTGGCAGTATTTCCTATCACCTCAGGTGATACAGCCTTCCGCTCATTACGTTTAACCATAGTGGATGCTTTTAATATTCCACAAAGTTTACGCAACAGACTGCTGTTGTCCGTGCCAATTTTAGCTATTGCTTACTTTATGACGATGCTGGATTTCTCGTTGATTTGGCGTTATTTCGCCTTCTCCAATATGTTGTTATCCACCAGCGTATTGTGGCTGGCAACGAAGTACTTGTTTGATCGTGGCACTTTTCACTGGATTGCCAGTGTTCCTGCGGTGATAGGCACCAGTATGACTGTGGCCTACATAGCAACGGCTGGCATTGGCCTGAACTTACCTGCAGCATATAGCAAACCTATAGGTGTGGTCGTTGCTGTGATAGGTTTGATCGGACTTGTTGTAGCGCACAATAAAAAGAGCACTGCGACTGCTTAA